From the Ralstonia wenshanensis genome, the window GCAACTTGGCGCGTTCAAGACGTCGATGCTGCAGGATGCGGAAGCCGGTCGCGGGCCGCTGGAGATCGATGCGCTGGTGGCGTCGGTGCGGGAAATCGGCCAGCACGTAGGTGTGCCGACGCCGCAGATCGATGCACTTCTGGGACTGGTGCGACTGCACGCCCAGACCCGCGGGCTTTATTGAACCACCGGGCCGGGTTACTGATACGTGAGCGTAAAGGTGGCGCTGCCGTTGGCAACACCGGGCACGATGCTGTTGTCGGTTTGCACGTAGCGCGCCTTGAGGGGAATCGCGTAGTCCCCATCGGTATCTGCCACTTGCCATTTGAATAGCTTGGCGAGTTCCAACGGCTTGTCATCGTAGAGAAGTTGGATTGCGACGCCCGTGGCGCTGGTGGCGGCCGCGTCCAGTTTCAGCATGCCTTGCGCGGCGTCATGTGCAGTACCGTCCAACCGCAGATTGATGCTCGTACCCTTGCCGCAGTTCAGAGGAATGTTGAACGCTTGTGTTCGGCCCGGGGGCGAAGTGCCCGGCCCCTTGAACGCACTAATGGGCACGTCGCCAAGTTTCACCGGAATCAACTTGCTGCTCACCGTGCACGACATGACATCGACCTTGAATGCGCCGATATTGATGGCGGACTCCGGCGTGTGCCAAGAGGTCTTGTTGTTGCGGAGGATGAAAGAGCCGACCTGCTTTCCTGACACCGACCCGGCGCCGATGGTTGCGGCCGTCTTGTAGAAGCGAACCAGCGCTTTGCCTTGCCTTGGCAGCGCGCTGAACATCCCGTTAACCGCGCAGTAGACGTAGTGGTTCGGGTTGTCGGTGTTCGAACCGGTGACCCAGCGCGTTACGTTGGCGCATGCATCCCATGTGCCCCCAGGGGTCGATATGCCAACGGCATAGCCAATTCCATCAACATTCGTCTTATAGACGCGTTTGCCGTCGAAGTCGGCAACGTATGTTCCATATGCTTTGATGCC encodes:
- a CDS encoding fimbrial protein, whose protein sequence is MCLAGGSALAYTCETVTSSTTIQPKDLAIQRDLPVGSVIGEVASDIVSTFKCSNTEPKLPWQEVGIKAYGTYVADFDGKRVYKTNVDGIGYAVGISTPGGTWDACANVTRWVTGSNTDNPNHYVYCAVNGMFSALPRQGKALVRFYKTAATIGAGSVSGKQVGSFILRNNKTSWHTPESAINIGAFKVDVMSCTVSSKLIPVKLGDVPISAFKGPGTSPPGRTQAFNIPLNCGKGTSINLRLDGTAHDAAQGMLKLDAAATSATGVAIQLLYDDKPLELAKLFKWQVADTDGDYAIPLKARYVQTDNSIVPGVANGSATFTLTYQ